In a single window of the Leptospira sanjuanensis genome:
- a CDS encoding NADPH-dependent assimilatory sulfite reductase hemoprotein subunit: MSETKELSPVEEIKLNSRNLRGKIAEGIDQNIDTYEEDEKQLLKFHGLYQQKDRDRKKDENGNDIEAPTSFMIRGRIPGGRLSSEQYLVWDELGDKFGGGAIRLTTRQSVQLHTLRIFHLRDVMKAIHEVNLSSMGACGDVVRNVTQAVNPLGKKDLQLLDGVAQLLSDHFKYKTNAYAEVWLGDKQLNKDEEDPIYGKTYLPRKFKIAVTLAGNNTVDIYANDMGFAATLSSDGKIDGYFVFAGGGFGMTHNKPETFARAASLLGWIPENALIPVAEAIVTAHRDFGDRTNRKHARLKYVLAEKGVEWFRTEVESRSNVKLDTNKSLPTWTTPSYLGWHEREDGTLSLGFHTLAGRIKDFPGKPLKSALKEIIGNYKLGVQITADQDLILLGIQKSDRAKIETRLKELNVAWESPSPLFDRALACPALPTCALALTESERSFPELLNGIQKVLDKLGLSDRAPVVRMTGCPNGCARPYSAEVGIVGQMAGGKYSIFLGADSEGTKVGEYVAKKVPLAEIPNQLEKVFTLWKNEGNPGEKFGDFVNRFPLERFRETLGSM; this comes from the coding sequence ATGTCAGAAACAAAAGAATTATCACCCGTAGAAGAGATTAAGCTGAACTCTAGAAATCTAAGAGGAAAAATCGCTGAAGGCATAGACCAGAACATCGATACCTACGAAGAGGACGAGAAGCAGCTTCTTAAGTTTCACGGACTATATCAACAGAAAGACAGAGATCGTAAAAAAGACGAAAACGGAAACGATATCGAAGCTCCTACCAGCTTTATGATTCGGGGTAGAATTCCCGGCGGAAGACTCTCTTCCGAGCAATACTTGGTTTGGGACGAACTGGGAGATAAATTCGGAGGGGGGGCGATTCGTTTAACAACGAGGCAATCGGTTCAGCTTCATACGCTGAGAATTTTTCATCTCCGCGACGTGATGAAAGCGATCCACGAAGTGAATCTTTCGAGTATGGGTGCATGCGGAGACGTTGTGCGTAACGTGACTCAAGCCGTAAATCCTCTCGGTAAAAAAGATCTCCAACTGTTGGACGGAGTCGCTCAGCTTTTATCCGATCATTTTAAATATAAGACGAACGCTTACGCCGAAGTATGGTTAGGCGACAAACAACTCAACAAGGACGAAGAGGATCCGATCTACGGAAAAACCTATCTTCCTAGAAAGTTTAAGATCGCCGTAACTCTCGCTGGAAACAATACCGTGGACATCTACGCGAACGACATGGGATTTGCAGCGACTTTATCCTCGGACGGAAAGATCGACGGCTATTTCGTGTTTGCGGGTGGCGGTTTCGGAATGACCCACAACAAACCGGAAACGTTTGCGCGTGCCGCAAGTTTGCTCGGTTGGATTCCTGAAAACGCGTTGATTCCCGTTGCGGAAGCGATCGTAACCGCTCACAGGGATTTCGGAGATAGAACGAATCGTAAACACGCTCGTTTAAAATACGTTCTTGCTGAAAAGGGAGTGGAATGGTTCAGAACCGAAGTGGAATCCCGTTCCAACGTAAAACTCGATACGAATAAGTCGCTTCCGACATGGACGACCCCTTCTTATTTAGGATGGCACGAAAGAGAAGACGGAACTCTGTCTCTCGGGTTCCATACCCTTGCCGGAAGAATCAAGGATTTCCCGGGAAAACCGTTGAAGTCGGCTTTGAAAGAAATCATAGGAAACTACAAACTCGGCGTTCAGATCACCGCGGATCAGGACTTGATTCTTCTCGGAATTCAAAAATCCGACCGTGCAAAAATCGAAACAAGATTAAAAGAATTGAATGTAGCTTGGGAAAGCCCTTCTCCGCTTTTTGATCGCGCACTCGCTTGCCCTGCGCTTCCGACGTGCGCGCTTGCGTTGACCGAATCCGAGCGTTCCTTTCCGGAACTTCTGAACGGAATTCAAAAGGTTTTGGACAAACTCGGATTGAGCGACAGAGCTCCCGTGGTTCGTATGACCGGTTGTCCGAACGGATGCGCAAGACCGTATTCCGCCGAAGTGGGAATTGTCGGTCAGATGGCCGGAGGAAAATATTCCATCTTCCTCGGAGCGGATTCGGAAGGAACCAAAGTAGGGGAATACGTAGCGAAAAAAGTTCCTCTTGCCGAGATTCCGAATCAACTCGAAAAAGTGTTCACGCTTTGGAAGAACGAAGGAAATCCCGGAGAAAAGTTCGGCGACTTCGTAAACCGTTTTCCGTTGGAAAGATTCAGAGAAACCTTAGGATCTATGTAA
- a CDS encoding precorrin-2 dehydrogenase/sirohydrochlorin ferrochelatase family protein, with product MSRKYPAFLNLENKNVLLIGGGKVALEKLPHLLDAGAKITLIALETCREVAQILEKHPEIKVEYRSVEFSDLQGRALVFSATNDSDLNRRLSDYAHSWKIWINCADDPSNCDFYSAAVLDRGPLRVAISTEGNFAGLSGVVKTTLEELIPDEHEDELQELIRLRKELKSILPDPEKRKKVLKDLLQTLKEDYFKIPAEPKRI from the coding sequence ATGAGCCGTAAATATCCAGCGTTCCTTAATTTAGAAAACAAGAATGTTCTTTTGATCGGGGGCGGCAAGGTCGCTCTCGAAAAATTACCGCATCTCTTGGATGCGGGAGCTAAGATCACGTTGATCGCCTTGGAAACTTGCCGCGAAGTCGCTCAGATTTTGGAAAAACATCCCGAGATCAAAGTAGAATACAGATCCGTCGAATTTTCCGATCTTCAAGGACGTGCCTTGGTTTTTTCCGCGACCAACGATTCCGATTTGAATCGAAGACTCAGCGATTATGCGCATTCTTGGAAGATTTGGATCAACTGTGCGGACGATCCTTCGAACTGCGATTTTTATTCCGCCGCCGTATTGGATCGCGGTCCGCTACGCGTGGCAATTTCCACCGAGGGAAATTTTGCGGGTTTGTCCGGAGTCGTTAAGACGACATTGGAAGAGCTTATCCCCGACGAACACGAAGATGAACTGCAAGAGTTGATACGACTTAGAAAAGAATTGAAGTCGATTCTTCCCGATCCCGAAAAAAGAAAAAAAGTTTTGAAAGATCTGTTACAGACTCTGAAAGAGGATTATTTCAAAATTCCCGCGGAACCCAAACGTATATAA
- the cobA gene encoding uroporphyrinogen-III C-methyltransferase translates to MLNADANADLRRTGKVYLVGAGPGNPEDLTLRAYRILTKAEVILYDALLDPSFLEIFPKDAVVHYVGKRSGAHSATQEEINELLLFYALHGKNVVRLKGGDPFVFGRGGEELITLLNHNIEYEIVPGVSSLNAGSSFAGFPLTHRGLSRQVLIMDGHTVLNEETDWEWFAKFKGTIALFMGTTSLPKIANLLLRHGSDPSLPVALVENASLETCNVQTCTLREAADSYFEKKTKGPGIIYIGKVVQFLERTRFAQFVSETLGGEEE, encoded by the coding sequence ATGTTAAACGCCGACGCAAACGCTGATCTCCGTCGAACCGGCAAAGTGTATCTTGTCGGCGCGGGCCCGGGAAATCCGGAAGATCTTACTTTGCGCGCGTATCGGATTCTAACCAAGGCCGAGGTAATTTTATATGACGCGCTTTTGGATCCTTCTTTTTTGGAGATTTTTCCGAAGGACGCGGTCGTTCACTACGTGGGCAAACGTTCCGGCGCTCATTCCGCTACACAGGAAGAAATCAACGAACTTCTTCTTTTCTACGCTTTGCATGGAAAGAATGTGGTTCGTCTGAAAGGCGGAGATCCTTTCGTTTTCGGAAGAGGCGGCGAAGAACTCATCACATTACTCAATCATAATATAGAATACGAAATCGTTCCGGGAGTCAGTTCTTTGAACGCGGGTTCGTCCTTTGCGGGATTTCCTCTGACTCACAGGGGTTTGTCCCGCCAGGTTTTGATCATGGACGGACATACCGTTCTGAACGAGGAAACCGATTGGGAATGGTTTGCCAAGTTCAAAGGAACGATTGCGCTTTTTATGGGAACGACTTCTCTTCCTAAAATCGCAAATCTTCTTTTGCGGCACGGGAGCGATCCGTCCTTGCCCGTCGCCCTTGTGGAAAATGCGTCGCTCGAAACCTGCAACGTTCAAACGTGCACACTTCGGGAAGCGGCCGATTCTTACTTTGAAAAAAAGACGAAAGGTCCGGGTATCATCTATATCGGAAAGGTCGTTCAATTTTTGGAAAGAACCCGTTTCGCACAATTTGTCTCCGAAACGCTGGGAGGCGAAGAAGAATGA
- the cysN gene encoding sulfate adenylyltransferase subunit CysN, whose translation MDLLRFITAGSVDDGKSTLIGRLLYDSKSIFEDQLEAIEKTARGNNGQINLALLTDGLKAEREQGITIDVAYKYFSTPKRKFIIADAPGHVQYTRNMVTGASNSNLAIILIDARKGVIEQTYRHSYIASLLRIPHLVVCINKMDLVEFSQARYEEIKAEYLNFASRLDIKDIEFIPISALNGDNVVDKSENLSWYDGRTLLNHLEEVYIESDENIEDARFPVQYVIRPLSDEHHDYRGYAGQVRSGIFRKGDSITVLPSGFTSTIEAIDTFDGEVEEAFPPMSVTIRLKDEIDISRGDMIVKSDNQPVVSQDLEANICWMDSKSLLSGNKYLLRQTTNSVKAIVKEIEFKVAPDTHEKQDASKGLTLNEIGKIKIRTAKPVSFDEYRINRSTGSFILVDEGTNSTVGAGMITGVGA comes from the coding sequence ATGGATTTATTACGTTTTATTACTGCGGGAAGCGTGGACGACGGTAAGTCCACTTTGATCGGAAGACTTCTCTACGACAGCAAATCGATCTTTGAGGATCAGCTCGAAGCGATCGAAAAAACCGCGCGAGGCAACAACGGTCAGATCAACTTGGCTCTTCTTACCGACGGTCTCAAAGCGGAAAGAGAACAAGGGATCACGATCGACGTAGCCTATAAGTATTTTTCGACTCCGAAACGAAAGTTCATCATCGCCGACGCTCCCGGTCACGTTCAATACACTCGAAACATGGTTACGGGTGCATCTAATTCCAATTTGGCGATCATTCTGATCGACGCGCGGAAAGGTGTGATCGAACAAACTTATCGTCATTCTTATATCGCTTCGTTGCTGAGAATTCCTCATCTCGTCGTTTGTATCAACAAGATGGACTTGGTGGAATTTTCCCAAGCTCGTTACGAAGAAATCAAAGCGGAGTATTTGAACTTCGCTTCCCGATTGGACATTAAGGATATTGAATTTATTCCGATCAGCGCGCTCAACGGAGACAACGTAGTCGATAAATCCGAAAATCTTTCCTGGTACGACGGACGTACTCTTCTCAATCATCTGGAAGAAGTGTATATCGAAAGCGACGAGAACATTGAAGACGCTCGTTTTCCGGTTCAATACGTGATCCGGCCTCTTTCCGACGAACACCACGATTACAGAGGATACGCCGGACAGGTCCGCAGCGGAATTTTCAGAAAAGGCGATTCGATCACCGTTCTTCCGAGCGGATTTACGAGTACGATCGAAGCGATCGATACGTTTGACGGAGAAGTGGAAGAGGCGTTTCCTCCGATGTCCGTCACGATTCGTTTGAAGGACGAGATCGATATTTCGCGCGGAGATATGATCGTTAAGTCCGATAACCAGCCGGTCGTTTCTCAGGATTTGGAAGCGAATATCTGCTGGATGGATTCCAAGTCTTTGTTATCCGGAAATAAATATCTTCTTCGCCAAACCACGAATTCGGTGAAGGCCATCGTAAAAGAAATCGAATTCAAGGTCGCTCCCGACACTCATGAAAAACAAGATGCGTCGAAAGGTCTTACGCTGAACGAAATCGGTAAGATCAAAATCCGCACCGCAAAGCCGGTCAGTTTCGACGAATATAGAATCAATCGTTCCACGGGAAGTTTTATTCTCGTGGATGAAGGAACCAATTCCACAGTCGGGGCGGGAATGATCACCGGAGTCGGAGCCTAA
- the cysD gene encoding sulfate adenylyltransferase subunit CysD has protein sequence MNRSRLTHLEQLEAESIYILRETASQFERPALLFSGGKDSITLAHLALKAFRPGKFPFPLVHIDTGHNFQEALDFRDELASKIGEKLIVRYVQDSIDQGKAVEEKGKFPSRNGIQTVTLLDTIAEFKFDACIGGARRDEEKARAKERVFSVRDEFGQWDPKLQRPELWNIYNGKISPGENVRVFPISNWTELDVWEYIRKENIALPSLYFSHKRQVIYRENLLFPVSKFITIDGNDRVEDKIVRFRTVGDMTCTAAVDSQADNIDDIILEIQTTRTTERGSRLDDKRSEAAMEDRKRGGYF, from the coding sequence ATGAATAGATCCAGACTTACACATCTCGAACAACTCGAAGCGGAATCGATTTACATTCTTCGGGAAACCGCATCTCAGTTTGAAAGACCCGCCCTTCTTTTTTCAGGCGGAAAGGATTCGATCACGCTTGCGCATCTCGCGTTGAAAGCGTTTCGTCCCGGGAAGTTTCCGTTTCCTTTGGTTCACATCGACACCGGTCATAACTTTCAAGAAGCTCTTGATTTCAGAGACGAGCTCGCATCCAAAATCGGCGAGAAGCTGATCGTTCGTTATGTTCAAGATTCCATCGACCAGGGAAAAGCGGTCGAAGAAAAAGGAAAGTTCCCGAGCAGAAACGGAATTCAAACCGTGACTCTTTTGGATACGATCGCCGAATTTAAATTCGACGCTTGTATCGGAGGCGCTCGCAGGGACGAAGAAAAGGCGAGAGCGAAAGAACGGGTTTTTTCCGTTCGCGACGAATTCGGTCAATGGGACCCGAAACTGCAAAGACCAGAACTCTGGAATATCTACAACGGTAAAATCAGTCCGGGGGAGAATGTACGCGTTTTTCCGATTTCCAACTGGACCGAGCTGGACGTTTGGGAATACATCCGCAAAGAAAACATCGCTCTTCCTTCATTATATTTTTCTCATAAACGACAAGTGATCTATCGCGAGAATCTTCTCTTCCCCGTTTCGAAGTTCATTACGATCGACGGAAACGATCGTGTGGAAGACAAGATCGTTCGTTTCCGCACGGTGGGTGATATGACTTGCACCGCGGCCGTAGATTCTCAAGCGGATAACATCGACGACATCATCCTCGAAATCCAAACGACTCGGACGACAGAACGAGGTTCCAGACTCGACGACAAACGTTCCGAAGCGGCTATGGAAGACAGAAAAAGAGGAGGATACTTCTGA
- a CDS encoding phosphoadenylyl-sulfate reductase translates to MNPQELEQKLAPLSLEDALEWISNEYGETAAFSTSLGLEDQVITHVIFSRNLKIRVFTLDTGRLFNETYDLHKLTNASYNKRIETYFPDTTAVQNLINTKGPDSFYDSVDNRKECCYIRKVEPLNRALVGTKLWITGIRSEQSDSRHSLTKVELDSSRNILKYHPLLDWSLERTQDFIDTYRIPTNVLHKKGFPSIGCAPCTRAVQSGEDIRAGRWWWEESNQECGLHVVDGKLVRQKSGPKRAI, encoded by the coding sequence ATGAACCCGCAAGAGTTGGAACAAAAACTTGCGCCTTTGAGCCTGGAAGACGCCTTAGAATGGATCAGCAACGAGTATGGGGAAACTGCGGCCTTTTCCACGAGCTTAGGTCTTGAGGACCAAGTTATCACTCACGTTATATTCTCCCGAAATCTGAAAATCAGAGTTTTTACTTTGGATACGGGCCGCCTTTTCAACGAAACGTACGACCTTCACAAACTTACGAACGCAAGTTATAACAAAAGGATAGAAACGTATTTTCCCGACACGACCGCGGTTCAAAATCTCATCAATACGAAAGGACCCGACAGTTTTTACGATTCGGTGGATAACAGAAAAGAATGTTGTTATATTCGAAAAGTCGAACCCCTCAATCGAGCGCTTGTCGGAACAAAACTTTGGATCACCGGAATTCGGTCGGAACAATCCGATTCCAGACATTCGCTCACGAAAGTGGAACTTGATTCTTCGCGTAACATTTTAAAGTATCATCCGCTTCTCGATTGGTCTTTGGAACGCACGCAGGACTTTATCGATACGTATCGGATTCCGACTAACGTGCTTCATAAAAAAGGATTTCCTTCGATCGGTTGCGCCCCTTGCACGAGAGCGGTTCAATCGGGAGAAGATATCCGCGCCGGAAGATGGTGGTGGGAAGAATCCAATCAAGAATGCGGACTTCACGTCGTCGACGGCAAGTTGGTCCGTCAAAAATCCGGCCCCAAAAGAGCAATATGA